Below is a window of Herminiimonas arsenicoxydans DNA.
CGGCAACCATTGCTGCAATAAGCGGTTCATGGTCGAGCGCGCGGCCATCTGCGCCTGCATGGCTGCAGCCAGCATCGCGGGGGCGGCATCGAGGCCCAGCATGGCTGCCTCTGGAAAGTGCTTTTGCAAAGTCGCCAGATCCGCACCTTCGCCGCAACCCGCATCCAGCACGTATTGCGGTGCAATCCTGACCAATGCCAGGCGCTCATGCATTCTGGCCGCCACTTCGCGGCGCAGGAAATTCGATTCGACTATGCGTGCAGGATTAGCGAACAGGCTGCGTACGCGGTTCAAATCTATGGGTGCACTCAGCTTGGAATCAGGAAGGGAAGACACGGGAGCGTAAGGGTTCAGTGACATAATGCAGGCAAGTTTACACGCATGAGAGCGGAGCTGCGCGATGCTGCATCGTTTTTTCGACTGGTCCCGTCATTTCATTCGGCATCTGCCGACCGCGCTTCCATCGTCGTGCGCATTGTGCGGCTTCAGCAGCAGGCAGGCATTGTGCGTCGACTGCGAACAACGCTTCTTCCATCAGACCCCGCCGCGCTGCCTGCAATGCGCATCCCCGCTCCCGCATACCGGCGCGCTGGCACAACGGTGCGGCGCCTGTCTTGGCGATCCGCCTGCCTTCGACGCCACCATCGTGGCCGGCGATTACGCCGCGCCTGTCGATCATCTGGTGCTGGCCCTCAAATTCGGCAACCGGCTGGCGCTGGCACCGCTGTTTGCAAGCATGTTGCGCGATGCGATATTGCGCGAACCGGCCTTCGCCATGCCCGCCTTGCTGACCGCCGTACCGCTGGGTGAAAAAAGACTGAGCGAGCGCGGCTTCAATCAGGCACTGGAAATTGCCAAGCCCCTGGCGCAGGCAATTGCCATTCCGCTGGCGCCGCAATTGCTGGAGCGTACGCGCGACACGCTGATGCAATCGATGCTGCATCCCGCCGAGCGTCATCGCAACATGCGCCACGCATTTGTCTTGCCGGCCAATGCCGACGTACTTGTCCGGGGACGGCATGTAGGCGTCGTGGACGATGTGATGACTACAGGCGTTACCCTGAACGAAATCGCCGCCACGCTGAAACGTCATGGCGCAGTGCGCGTCACCAATCTTGTCTTCGCGCGCACGCCGCCGAAGTAAAGCTGCCTGCAATCGGATTAAAATGCGCTCTGTTTTCGCAATACGGCGATACCGCAATCCACTGGCGCACCGCCAGCCGAGGAGAATAGTCTTGTTTCACGTTGTACTGGTCGAACCTG
It encodes the following:
- a CDS encoding Putative amidophosphoribosyltransferase (Evidence 3 : Function proposed based on presence of conserved amino acid motif, structural feature or limited homology; Product type pe : putative enzyme); translated protein: MLHRFFDWSRHFIRHLPTALPSSCALCGFSSRQALCVDCEQRFFHQTPPRCLQCASPLPHTGALAQRCGACLGDPPAFDATIVAGDYAAPVDHLVLALKFGNRLALAPLFASMLRDAILREPAFAMPALLTAVPLGEKRLSERGFNQALEIAKPLAQAIAIPLAPQLLERTRDTLMQSMLHPAERHRNMRHAFVLPANADVLVRGRHVGVVDDVMTTGVTLNEIAATLKRHGAVRVTNLVFARTPPK